A window of Novosphingobium terrae contains these coding sequences:
- a CDS encoding FecR family protein, with translation MIGSVETSSSTVEAAAARWAAALDANPDTTPEGLEAWLAQHPRHAGALLRAQATLALFSPPVQAVPDAEAPPALTRRAMAQGWMRRHQRWVGGGAALAAAGIAAVLLYAPGTDRYATGTGEMRQVTLAEGSSLSLDTQTSLKVAMESDARVVRLEEGRTLLRVRHDASRPFRVRAGAVTITDIGTVFQVIRRGDAVTVLVSEGMVEVSAPGGKLRLGAGQTASFDGHGMPMAQAMSAAAIERATAWTNGRIELDGDRLDAAIEEMNRHNQLKITLSNPSLGGEKLYGAFRLDDPAGFARTAALSVGAQARDQGEAIQIIK, from the coding sequence TTGATAGGCAGCGTCGAAACTTCGTCATCAACGGTTGAAGCTGCCGCCGCGCGCTGGGCGGCGGCCCTCGACGCGAACCCGGACACCACGCCTGAGGGCCTTGAAGCTTGGCTCGCGCAGCATCCGCGCCATGCCGGGGCGCTGTTGCGCGCTCAGGCCACGCTGGCGCTGTTCAGCCCGCCGGTGCAGGCCGTGCCGGATGCGGAAGCACCCCCGGCGCTCACCCGCAGGGCCATGGCGCAGGGCTGGATGCGCCGTCATCAACGCTGGGTGGGCGGCGGCGCGGCTCTGGCGGCAGCGGGGATCGCCGCTGTGCTGCTCTATGCGCCGGGCACGGATCGCTATGCCACCGGCACGGGCGAGATGCGTCAGGTGACCCTGGCCGAAGGGTCCTCGCTGTCGCTCGATACGCAGACCAGCCTGAAGGTGGCGATGGAAAGCGACGCCCGCGTGGTGCGGCTGGAGGAAGGTCGTACCCTGCTGCGCGTGCGGCATGATGCCAGCCGTCCCTTCCGCGTGAGGGCGGGCGCTGTGACCATCACCGATATCGGCACGGTGTTTCAGGTGATCCGCCGGGGCGATGCCGTCACCGTGCTGGTGAGCGAAGGCATGGTCGAGGTCAGCGCACCGGGCGGCAAGCTGCGGCTTGGCGCGGGGCAGACCGCCAGTTTCGACGGCCATGGGATGCCGATGGCCCAGGCCATGTCCGCCGCCGCCATTGAGCGCGCCACCGCCTGGACCAACGGACGCATCGAACTGGATGGCGACAGGCTCGACGCCGCCATTGAGGAGATGAACCGCCACAACCAGCTGAAAATCACCCTGAGCAATCCCTCATTGGGCGGCGAAAAGCTCTATGGCGCCTTCCGGCTGGACGATCCCGCAGGCTTTGCCCGCACCGCCGCGCTCAGCGTCGGCGCTCAGGCCCGCGATCAGGGTGAAGCGATCCAGATTATAAAATAA
- a CDS encoding TonB-dependent receptor has protein sequence MLSFRRHLIATTTLAALAATCVQAQAASPISSFNVPAQDVTSAVRLFARQTGVQIVVSGSVAQGRRSHAISGRMGTGEALNRMLEGTGLAAKATGESTYVIVGGAPDPTPTAYDEADSHDPIVVTGAMVAQREAVAEKRNADNTVETLHANDVGKLPDQNVAEAIKRLPGLTAANDQGEGRYVVIRGIDPGLANVTLNGMTLPAPEPDGRQVKLDDIPSAMIQSVSVSKSLLASQDANAIAGEVAIRTKTAFDSKKMFFVDARASVGHYTLNNKTPYDLDATVGGRFGADKQFGAVISASYSRRPIESENFQGSSNWSSAGAPDGNGLRDYNLSRTRLGFVGNFDWHPNEKVKLYLRTSYSEFQDHETRDQNRLAVTAYDTTTGAPTKGTATILVRRREENDHTQSAILGGDFADVAGGTLSIAAGYTRAVKQDPLRSEFTFTTAKGGVNLAYDGSTYPYTLTPSTAGYFGNASNFYFSKYNIESRYAYEQLWQGKLDYTHPLEIGDGSEFSIGAKITDRHKDDDHNKMTYSATSTKWYLGNVGYTGNTGFYGNQFSFGQRINYFAARDYLMANLSTLATGSTTTSGNISDSLASDYDVRERITAGYVQLKLKFGALTLIPGLRVENTYDSTKAKIVNAASKITDGFNTFGKVNYTDLFPGLNAKYDINKDLLLRGAVTTSIGRPNYPQLAPYVTVTDTSQTATAISIGNPNLKPYRAVNLDASVEFYPAKGSIISAGIFTKSIDNPIYSTTTLQNNVTLGNVLYSAANVTQPFNADHENVTGVEFNVQHQFTQLPGALSGFGISANFSHVWGSANAAAIRSGKVPLAYQSKNVGTAQLFYEKYGFGARLAFSYRSAYLDTLGSSAATDQYTDANGQLDLHVSYQIIPAVTVFGDAVNLTDAPWRRYMGANRNWLIEREHYGTQLRGGVQVHF, from the coding sequence ATGCTTTCCTTCCGTCGCCATCTGATTGCGACCACCACTCTGGCGGCTTTGGCCGCCACTTGCGTGCAGGCTCAGGCCGCCAGCCCGATCTCCAGCTTCAACGTGCCGGCGCAGGATGTGACCAGCGCGGTGCGCCTCTTCGCGCGGCAGACTGGCGTGCAGATCGTCGTTTCGGGCAGCGTGGCGCAGGGCCGCCGCAGCCATGCCATCTCGGGCCGGATGGGCACGGGCGAAGCGCTCAATCGCATGCTGGAAGGCACGGGCCTTGCCGCCAAGGCCACCGGCGAGAGCACCTATGTGATCGTGGGCGGCGCGCCCGATCCCACCCCCACCGCCTATGATGAGGCCGATAGCCATGACCCCATCGTCGTCACCGGCGCGATGGTCGCCCAGCGCGAGGCCGTTGCGGAAAAGCGCAATGCCGACAACACGGTGGAAACGCTGCACGCCAATGATGTGGGCAAGCTGCCCGACCAGAATGTGGCCGAAGCCATCAAACGCCTGCCCGGCCTGACCGCCGCCAACGATCAGGGCGAGGGCCGCTATGTGGTGATCCGCGGCATCGATCCGGGTTTGGCGAATGTGACCCTCAACGGCATGACCCTGCCCGCACCCGAGCCCGATGGCCGCCAGGTCAAGCTGGACGATATTCCCAGCGCGATGATCCAGTCCGTCTCGGTGTCGAAATCGCTGCTGGCCAGTCAGGATGCCAATGCCATCGCCGGTGAAGTGGCGATCCGCACCAAGACGGCGTTTGACAGCAAGAAGATGTTTTTCGTCGATGCCCGCGCCTCGGTGGGGCATTATACGCTCAACAACAAGACGCCCTATGATCTGGACGCCACGGTGGGTGGCCGCTTCGGCGCCGACAAGCAGTTCGGCGCGGTGATTTCCGCCAGCTATTCGCGCCGCCCCATCGAGAGCGAGAATTTTCAGGGATCGAGCAACTGGTCTTCCGCCGGAGCGCCGGACGGCAATGGCCTGCGCGATTACAATCTCTCGCGCACGCGGCTTGGCTTCGTCGGCAATTTCGACTGGCATCCCAATGAGAAGGTGAAGCTCTACCTGCGCACCTCCTATTCCGAATTTCAGGATCACGAGACGCGCGACCAGAACCGCCTCGCCGTGACTGCCTATGACACAACCACCGGCGCGCCCACCAAGGGCACCGCCACCATTCTGGTGCGCCGCCGCGAAGAGAATGATCACACACAAAGCGCCATTCTGGGCGGTGATTTCGCCGATGTCGCGGGCGGCACGCTGTCCATCGCAGCAGGCTACACGCGCGCGGTGAAGCAGGACCCGCTGCGCAGCGAATTCACCTTCACCACGGCCAAGGGCGGGGTCAATCTGGCCTATGATGGCTCGACCTATCCTTACACGCTGACACCCAGCACCGCGGGCTATTTTGGCAATGCCAGCAATTTCTATTTCAGCAAATACAACATCGAAAGCCGCTATGCCTATGAGCAACTGTGGCAGGGCAAGCTGGACTACACCCACCCGCTGGAGATCGGCGACGGGTCGGAATTCAGCATCGGCGCCAAGATCACCGATCGCCACAAGGATGACGATCACAACAAGATGACCTACTCGGCCACCTCGACCAAATGGTATCTGGGCAATGTGGGTTACACCGGCAACACCGGTTTCTATGGCAACCAGTTCTCCTTCGGCCAGCGCATCAACTATTTCGCCGCGCGCGACTATCTGATGGCCAATCTCTCCACGCTGGCCACCGGTTCCACCACCACCTCGGGCAACATCTCGGACTCGCTGGCCAGTGACTATGATGTGCGTGAGCGGATCACGGCAGGTTATGTCCAGCTGAAGCTGAAGTTCGGTGCGCTGACACTGATCCCCGGCCTGCGCGTCGAGAACACCTATGACAGCACCAAGGCCAAGATCGTTAACGCGGCCTCAAAGATCACCGATGGCTTCAACACCTTCGGCAAGGTCAATTACACCGATCTCTTCCCCGGGCTGAATGCCAAATATGACATCAACAAGGATCTGCTGCTGCGCGGCGCGGTGACGACGTCCATCGGTCGCCCCAACTATCCGCAGCTGGCACCCTATGTCACGGTGACCGACACCTCGCAGACCGCCACGGCGATCTCCATCGGCAATCCCAATCTGAAGCCCTATCGCGCGGTCAATCTCGATGCCTCGGTGGAATTCTATCCAGCCAAGGGCAGCATCATCTCGGCGGGGATCTTCACGAAATCCATCGACAATCCGATCTATTCGACCACCACGCTGCAGAACAATGTGACGCTGGGCAATGTGCTCTACAGCGCGGCCAATGTGACCCAGCCCTTCAACGCCGATCACGAAAATGTCACCGGCGTGGAATTCAACGTGCAGCACCAGTTCACGCAATTGCCCGGCGCGCTGTCCGGTTTCGGCATTTCGGCCAATTTCAGCCATGTGTGGGGCAGCGCCAATGCGGCGGCGATCCGCAGCGGCAAGGTGCCGCTGGCCTATCAGTCCAAGAATGTCGGCACGGCGCAGCTGTTCTATGAAAAGTATGGCTTTGGCGCGCGTCTGGCCTTCTCCTACCGCTCGGCCTATCTCGACACGCTGGGCAGCTCGGCGGCGACGGATCAGTACACCGATGCCAATGGCCAGCTCGATCTGCATGTCAGCTATCAGATCATTCCCGCCGTCACCGTCTTTGGCGATGCTGTGAACCTGACCGATGCGCCGTGGCGCCGCTATATGGGCGCCAACCGCAACTGGCTGATCGAGCGTGAGCATTACGGCACCCAGCTGCGCGGCGGCGTGCAGGTGCATTTCTGA
- a CDS encoding RNA polymerase sigma factor, with translation MSVATASPEIIRWVATHVVPQEGSVRASLRRLGVSQSDADDIIQDAYCRFASLTSVAHIDRPGAYFMQTVKNLWRDHLRRAQIIRFEDFTENASSFVEAEAMGIEEACAARQQLRMVEAMLARLPERCRTIFTLKRVEGLSQKEIAARLGVSESVVENDVQKALRLIQAEMRATACLPGEDTGPAQEHGHLLDRQRRNFVING, from the coding sequence ATGTCCGTCGCTACTGCCTCGCCCGAGATCATCCGCTGGGTCGCCACGCATGTGGTGCCTCAGGAAGGGTCCGTGCGCGCCAGCCTGCGCCGTCTGGGCGTGAGCCAGAGCGATGCCGACGACATCATTCAGGACGCCTATTGCCGCTTCGCCAGCCTGACCAGCGTGGCGCATATCGACCGGCCCGGCGCCTATTTCATGCAGACCGTCAAAAACCTCTGGCGGGATCATTTGCGCCGCGCGCAGATTATCCGCTTCGAGGATTTTACGGAAAATGCCTCCAGCTTCGTTGAGGCAGAGGCGATGGGCATCGAGGAAGCCTGCGCGGCGCGTCAGCAGCTGCGCATGGTGGAGGCGATGTTGGCGCGGTTGCCCGAAAGGTGCCGCACCATCTTCACGCTGAAACGCGTGGAGGGCCTTTCGCAAAAGGAGATTGCCGCGCGCCTTGGCGTCAGCGAAAGCGTGGTGGAAAATGACGTGCAGAAGGCCCTGAGGTTGATTCAGGCCGAAATGCGCGCCACAGCATGCCTGCCCGGGGAGGACACCGGACCGGCGCAGGAACACGGACACTTACTTGATAGGCAGCGTCGAAACTTCGTCATCAACGGTTGA